The Rouxiella sp. WC2420 region CGGATTGCTGACTTTCCTCAGCTGGCGCGGAATTTTCGGCGCATTGGCAGTCATTTCAGTGATGCTGTTTATTGCATCCTACGCAAAATTGCACGAAACCCTCCCCGTAGAACGGCGATCTTCAGGGGGTGCCGGAGCGATGCTGAAATCATTAATGATGCTGTTAAGTGAACGTCAGTTTATGGGGCTGTGCCTGACTCAGGGCTTTGTTATGGCCGGAATGTTTTCTTACATTGGCGCATCGCCGTTTGTACTTCAGCAGATTTACAGCCTTAGCCCAATAGCCTTCAGCCTGTGTTTTGCCATAAACGGTATGGGGCTGGTGATTGCCGCACAGATTTCTACTCGCCTTGCGGCGGTGTGGGGCGAGCTAATGATGGTGAAGATTGGCCTTTGTATTGCCGCGGTTGCATCAGTCGCGCTGGTTATTGCCGGGATGGTGCATGCACCGCTGGTTGCCCTGCTGGTTCCGCTGTTCTTCTCAATCATGAATATCGGGATTATTGGACCTAACGCCGGTTCTCTGGCGATGCAAAGCCAAGGTCGTAATGCGGGAAGTGCCTCTGCCTTGCTCGGTGTTTGCATGTTTGCTCTAGGCGCAATCGCCGTACCGTTTACCGGTATCGGCGGCACCTCGGCGCTGTCGATGGGGCTGACCATTTGCGGCTGCTTCTTTATCGCAATCCTGATGTTTGTATTCCTGGCCCGTCCGACATTCCGAAAAAGCCTGATTCCCCAAACTTGAGATATCTGAGCAACAGGCAAAAAAAAACCCGCATCTGCGGGTTTTTTAGAATTCGGCTAAAGTTAGATAGCGATAACGTTAGCAGCCGACGGGCCTTTGGCGCCATTGGTGATTTCGAACTCTACACGCTGGCCTTCAGCAAGGGTCTTGAAACCGTTGCTTGAAATAGCAGAGAAATGAACGAAAACATCTTTGCTGCCATCTTCAGGGGTAATGAAACCAAAACCTTTTGATTCATTGAACCACTTAACGCTACCTTTAATCTTAGACATCAAACTTACCTTAACGTGAATGTAAAACACAAAAAGTGTGTCATTGACAGTACAGCAATAGATTTAAGTTTTGTCCAGAAATCCGATTGCAAAAAGCGATAAAGTTCTC contains the following coding sequences:
- a CDS encoding multidrug effflux MFS transporter; translation: MSDHLVNKRLGYALVLGSLAALGPLCTDLYLPALPTLAHELDTTTATSQLSLTTGLLGLGAGQLIFGPLSDRFGRIRPLLFSLFLLLAASLWCALAPNIDQLIIARLLQGIAGAGGAVLSRAVARDLYSGHELTKFFGLLMLVNGLAPIIAPVLGGGLLTFLSWRGIFGALAVISVMLFIASYAKLHETLPVERRSSGGAGAMLKSLMMLLSERQFMGLCLTQGFVMAGMFSYIGASPFVLQQIYSLSPIAFSLCFAINGMGLVIAAQISTRLAAVWGELMMVKIGLCIAAVASVALVIAGMVHAPLVALLVPLFFSIMNIGIIGPNAGSLAMQSQGRNAGSASALLGVCMFALGAIAVPFTGIGGTSALSMGLTICGCFFIAILMFVFLARPTFRKSLIPQT
- the cspE gene encoding transcription antiterminator/RNA stability regulator CspE; the encoded protein is MSKIKGSVKWFNESKGFGFITPEDGSKDVFVHFSAISSNGFKTLAEGQRVEFEITNGAKGPSAANVIAI